The following nucleotide sequence is from Thermodesulfobacteriota bacterium.
CACGCTGCCCACCTTCCCGATGAGCGCGCCCTTCATCCACAAGCCCCCCGTCTGGTCGAGGAAGTTTCGCATCTGGGCCGCCATGTTCCCGAACCGGGTCGGCGTGCCGAAGAGGATGGCGTCGGCCTCCGCGAGCTGGTCCACGTTTGCCACCGGAACGCGGGAAAAGGCCTGGCGCGCCGCCTTGGCCCCGCTCTGCTCGAGAGCGGCGTCGGGCACGAGCTCCGGCACCTGGTAGAGGGTCACCTCGGCGCCGGGCACTTCCCGGGCGCCCGCCGCCACTGCCTCCGCCATCCGGTAGACGTGACCGTACATGCTGTAGAACACCACCTGGATCTTCGTCGTCATGGGGGCCTCCTTTCGCCGGTTGGGCATGGATACAGGCAGAACACACGTCGTTGGAGCATGCTTAAGGCGAAGGCTCCGGGGTGTCAAGGCGCCGGCCCGCCCACGATCCACCACCTCGGTGGCGAGCGGGGTCCGGGAGCCCCTGCGCTCCGCCCCGCAATCCGCGATGTCCGGAGTCAGCGTCTCCTCGCGAGCTGGTGCGCCGAGCCTCACCGGTTTCGCCCGAGCGGCCGCGGATCGGTCGAGGCGGCACGGGGCTGCGCTCCGGGGCTCCCGGACCCCGCCCCAGAATTTGACGGTGGATTCTGGCTGCGGGGGGCGGGGAGCAGAAGGTCGGCCACGGCCACGTCGTCTCCCTCCAGCCCGGTAGCTGCCAGGAGCCCTCCTGCCGGGTGGAGGACCCCGCTGCCGCCGGAAAACCGGATGCCGTCCTCCTGCCCCCAGGTGTTCCCCGCCACGAGCGGAAGGCCGTATCGGC
It contains:
- the wrbA gene encoding NAD(P)H:quinone oxidoreductase — protein: MTTKIQVVFYSMYGHVYRMAEAVAAGAREVPGAEVTLYQVPELVPDAALEQSGAKAARQAFSRVPVANVDQLAEADAILFGTPTRFGNMAAQMRNFLDQTGGLWMKGALIGKVGSVFASTATQHGGQETTITSFHTTLLHQGMIVVGVPYSEARQMTMGEITGGSPYGATTIAGPDGSRQPSENELAIARFQGRHVAEIARRLKAGAK